A region from the Tahibacter amnicola genome encodes:
- a CDS encoding DUF6817 domain-containing protein, with product MTPLEQAALALLDQFDGANSAHSDRTVRDHVIGTRDLLFDWGLDEALRAAALCHNVYGTATFAGAATLAQRDTVRAAVGPAVERLVYLFCRVRHRSLFDATTPSAIRFRDVPAEALDGVDHRALLHLVLANTLDQFPSRWWVGRAVQTLQAPMWKRVERLLAEPARARWQDESRRHLRSTVAARVAVYAWRVLVRVGLARRPHD from the coding sequence ATGACGCCACTGGAGCAGGCGGCGCTGGCATTGCTGGACCAGTTCGACGGCGCCAACAGCGCGCATTCGGATCGCACCGTGCGGGACCACGTCATCGGCACGCGTGACCTGTTGTTCGACTGGGGGCTGGACGAAGCCCTGCGTGCGGCGGCGTTGTGCCACAACGTCTACGGCACGGCCACATTCGCCGGCGCGGCGACGCTCGCTCAGCGTGACACTGTGCGTGCGGCGGTCGGTCCCGCGGTGGAGCGCCTGGTGTATCTGTTCTGTCGCGTCAGGCACCGCTCGCTGTTTGACGCGACCACTCCCTCGGCCATTCGCTTTCGCGATGTGCCGGCTGAAGCGCTGGACGGGGTCGATCATCGCGCGTTGCTGCACCTGGTACTCGCCAATACGCTCGACCAGTTTCCGTCGCGCTGGTGGGTCGGGCGTGCAGTGCAGACCCTTCAGGCGCCCATGTGGAAGCGCGTCGAGCGTCTGTTGGCCGAACCCGCACGCGCACGCTGGCAGGACGAGAGCCGGCGCCACCTGCGCAGCACCGTCGCCGCGCGCGTGGCCGTGTATGCATGGCGCGTCCTGGTCCGGGTCGGGCTGGCCCGCCGCCCCCACGATTGA
- a CDS encoding non-ribosomal peptide synthetase, producing MNAHVNSELTGAQRSGWQLAPALAGLGEYGDALAVEDGTRSVDFATFARHMDCVAAALRADYPPDAVVAVDIERSLELVLALCACLRAGRAFVIVSGTHALDRARMANAGAILRANPGTSALLRIEPLSPVAAQPLQGRESDGDLAYVLYTSGSTGTPKGVEVRRDGLCNYLAWAARHYDMDALEGAVAHLNPAFDAAITQLLLPIVRGRCVHIVAPGREITGLVASLDYLRGRWLVKLTPSQVAAIAVERGASVFESSGELVLGGEALLGDVQRAAAALFPRYRIHNEYGPTETVVGSTIYTASVARYEGSLPIGTPIDATSIRIVDAWLRPVVHGETGEILIAGAGVARGYRGLPRRTAEGFVPDPAASQPGARAYRTGDYGYVDAQGYLRYVGRRDEQVKIRGHRVELGDVRARVQALAGVAEAAVEAVALPDGDRELRAYVRLETGTTLAGLRASAQQHLPEPLRPAHWFAVAQMPLTANGKLDTAHLAVLADTAPVPAVDVDATTATVLRLWSALLQHGDFGPDDDFHAVGGHSLLAIRLRGQIRKQFGASIPLATLIALSTPRRIAGAIDAAMAGADVATPPAAAASEVTDAPLSPLQQPLWRAALNARRRGLADPYLVPVALRLHGSVDEERLRAAFAGVIARHGIFHTTLAWDGEAIRQRVGQDPLWEWHRESPLDVALRIRQIAAEPLDLERGPVVAVHALREPSGSTCLVLRLHHLFIDEWSTSRLIDELSTAYTHGVAALPSPPPRDAYAAFSARQHAVSAERNAVQLNYWARVHADAPALPELPRRSGTGTAGVLRRSTRLDSASTEALRAAAAAQQVSMHTLVLAAIGMALGIAADLPLVRIAVPMAVRDDDALHGVCGYFLNSVLYTVPVERQRRMVDIVRDVGARSTGVLENKDVAFEQVIAATPAMASGAHSHVRFVYSEWLPTPDFGGDCRVEYVPVERAGVKFPLLISAQAGPDGLELHLDADTAVYEEAHVRQWTDHCRALLTFLAEDPARDMASIRSALHGQRQAEQQARTQSLAARLAGAGRRSVTGANSVAEHPASPDGLHCVSAPSLSTSLRDWITQHASAIHARISQHGAVLFRGFAELPIEEFEACVGLLGQGAMVAYENRSTPRTQVRNHVYTSTEYPADAQIPLHSENAYSARWPERIMFWSREVAATGGETPIADNRRVLAAIPDVTLERFQARGVMYVRNYHRGIGLSWQETFQTAARDEVESYCRAHAMQWQWLQNDVLRTWQTLPAVRTHSPTGARVWFNQAHLFHVSSLGAAVERDLRQLFDEQSLPRNACFGDGSPIAADDLEAIRRAYAANEVVFGWQRNDLLVLDNQLYSHGRRSYTGARRVLAGMTGTGQDAP from the coding sequence ATGAACGCGCACGTGAATTCTGAGCTGACGGGCGCGCAGCGGTCTGGCTGGCAGTTAGCACCGGCGCTGGCGGGACTGGGTGAATACGGCGACGCCCTGGCGGTGGAAGACGGCACGCGTAGCGTTGATTTTGCGACCTTTGCCCGGCACATGGATTGTGTCGCGGCGGCGTTGCGTGCGGATTACCCGCCGGATGCGGTCGTGGCGGTGGATATCGAACGCAGTCTGGAACTGGTGCTGGCCCTGTGCGCCTGTCTGCGTGCGGGCCGGGCTTTCGTGATCGTCAGCGGTACGCACGCGCTGGACCGTGCGCGTATGGCAAACGCCGGCGCCATCCTGCGTGCCAATCCGGGTACTTCCGCGCTGCTGCGCATCGAGCCTCTTTCGCCAGTCGCAGCGCAGCCGCTGCAGGGGCGTGAGTCCGATGGCGACCTGGCGTACGTGCTCTATACCTCCGGTTCGACCGGCACGCCCAAGGGCGTGGAAGTACGCCGTGACGGCTTGTGTAACTACCTCGCCTGGGCCGCGCGCCACTACGACATGGATGCGCTGGAGGGGGCTGTGGCGCATCTCAACCCGGCTTTCGACGCGGCGATTACGCAGTTGTTGCTCCCCATCGTCCGCGGTCGCTGTGTGCACATCGTCGCGCCGGGTCGCGAAATCACCGGGCTGGTGGCATCACTGGATTACCTGCGCGGACGCTGGTTGGTCAAGCTCACGCCCAGCCAGGTGGCGGCCATCGCCGTGGAACGCGGCGCGTCTGTGTTCGAGTCCTCGGGCGAACTGGTGCTGGGCGGAGAGGCACTGCTGGGCGATGTGCAGCGCGCCGCGGCGGCGCTGTTCCCGCGATACCGAATCCACAACGAATACGGTCCTACCGAAACCGTGGTCGGAAGCACGATCTACACGGCGTCCGTGGCCCGCTATGAGGGTTCGCTGCCGATCGGTACGCCGATCGACGCGACGTCGATCCGCATCGTCGATGCATGGCTTCGACCGGTGGTGCACGGTGAAACCGGCGAGATCCTGATCGCCGGTGCCGGTGTGGCGCGGGGCTATCGCGGACTGCCGCGTCGCACCGCGGAAGGTTTCGTGCCGGATCCGGCAGCGAGCCAGCCCGGCGCGCGCGCGTACCGCACTGGCGACTACGGCTATGTCGATGCGCAGGGATACCTGCGCTATGTCGGGCGTCGTGATGAACAGGTAAAGATCCGGGGACATCGCGTGGAACTCGGCGACGTGCGCGCGCGGGTGCAGGCACTCGCCGGCGTCGCCGAAGCCGCCGTAGAGGCGGTGGCCTTGCCCGACGGCGACCGCGAGCTGCGCGCCTACGTGCGGCTGGAGACCGGCACGACGCTTGCCGGTTTGCGCGCCAGCGCGCAACAGCATCTGCCGGAGCCCCTGCGCCCGGCGCACTGGTTTGCGGTGGCGCAGATGCCGCTGACGGCAAATGGCAAGCTCGATACCGCGCACCTGGCAGTCCTGGCGGATACTGCTCCTGTGCCAGCTGTGGACGTGGACGCCACTACGGCGACGGTCCTGCGGTTGTGGTCGGCGTTGTTGCAGCACGGCGATTTCGGTCCGGACGACGACTTCCACGCGGTCGGCGGCCATTCGCTGCTCGCTATTCGCCTTCGTGGCCAGATCCGGAAGCAGTTTGGCGCCAGCATTCCCCTGGCGACGCTGATTGCGCTGTCAACGCCGCGCCGCATTGCGGGGGCGATTGATGCGGCGATGGCAGGTGCGGATGTTGCTACGCCGCCGGCAGCGGCGGCCAGCGAAGTAACCGATGCGCCTTTGTCGCCGCTGCAACAGCCCCTGTGGCGCGCTGCGCTGAATGCGCGCCGTCGTGGACTGGCCGATCCATACCTTGTGCCCGTGGCGCTGCGCCTGCACGGTTCGGTTGACGAGGAGCGCCTGCGTGCCGCATTCGCCGGTGTCATTGCGCGCCACGGCATTTTCCACACGACGCTGGCGTGGGACGGCGAGGCGATCCGGCAGCGGGTCGGACAGGATCCGCTGTGGGAGTGGCACCGGGAGTCGCCGCTGGACGTGGCACTGCGCATACGACAGATCGCGGCCGAGCCGCTGGACCTGGAGCGGGGCCCTGTCGTTGCCGTCCACGCGCTGCGCGAGCCGTCCGGCAGCACCTGCCTGGTGCTGCGATTGCACCACCTGTTTATCGATGAGTGGTCGACGTCGCGGCTGATCGACGAGTTGTCGACGGCGTACACGCACGGTGTGGCGGCCTTGCCGTCGCCGCCGCCGCGGGATGCCTACGCGGCGTTCAGCGCCCGCCAGCACGCCGTGTCGGCCGAACGCAACGCCGTGCAACTGAACTACTGGGCCCGCGTGCACGCCGACGCACCGGCTTTGCCGGAGCTGCCGCGGCGCTCGGGTACCGGGACGGCGGGCGTGCTGCGTCGCAGTACCCGGCTCGACTCGGCATCGACCGAGGCATTGCGCGCCGCGGCCGCCGCGCAACAGGTGTCGATGCACACGCTGGTGCTGGCTGCGATCGGCATGGCGCTGGGGATTGCCGCTGATCTGCCCTTGGTACGCATTGCCGTGCCGATGGCGGTACGGGACGATGACGCGCTCCACGGCGTGTGCGGCTACTTTCTCAATAGCGTGCTGTACACGGTTCCGGTTGAGCGCCAGCGCCGGATGGTCGACATCGTGCGCGACGTCGGCGCGCGCAGCACCGGTGTGCTGGAAAACAAGGATGTCGCCTTCGAGCAGGTGATCGCCGCAACGCCGGCAATGGCCAGCGGAGCACATTCGCATGTGCGGTTCGTTTACAGCGAGTGGCTCCCGACCCCGGATTTCGGCGGCGACTGCCGGGTGGAGTACGTGCCGGTCGAGCGTGCGGGCGTGAAGTTTCCGCTGCTGATCTCGGCCCAGGCCGGGCCCGACGGACTGGAACTTCACCTGGACGCCGACACAGCGGTATACGAAGAGGCGCACGTGCGACAGTGGACGGATCATTGCCGGGCGCTGCTCACTTTCCTCGCGGAAGACCCGGCGCGCGACATGGCGTCGATCCGGTCTGCGCTGCATGGGCAGCGCCAGGCTGAGCAACAGGCGCGTACGCAGTCGCTGGCGGCGCGTCTGGCCGGTGCGGGACGCCGCAGTGTCACTGGTGCAAATTCCGTGGCGGAGCACCCGGCATCGCCGGATGGCCTTCACTGCGTGTCTGCGCCGTCGCTGTCCACATCGCTGCGTGACTGGATCACGCAGCACGCGTCCGCTATCCACGCACGGATTTCGCAGCACGGCGCCGTCCTGTTCCGCGGATTTGCCGAGCTGCCGATCGAGGAATTCGAGGCCTGTGTGGGGCTCCTCGGGCAAGGGGCGATGGTGGCGTACGAAAATCGCTCCACGCCGCGTACCCAGGTGCGGAACCACGTCTATACATCGACCGAATACCCGGCTGATGCGCAGATCCCGCTGCACAGTGAGAACGCCTATTCAGCGCGCTGGCCGGAACGGATCATGTTCTGGAGCCGCGAGGTTGCCGCGACCGGCGGTGAAACGCCGATTGCCGACAATCGTCGTGTGCTGGCTGCCATTCCTGATGTGACCCTGGAACGTTTCCAGGCGCGTGGCGTGATGTATGTACGCAACTACCACCGCGGCATCGGCCTGTCCTGGCAGGAGACGTTCCAGACAGCCGCGCGCGACGAGGTGGAATCGTATTGTCGCGCGCACGCCATGCAGTGGCAGTGGCTGCAGAACGACGTCCTGCGCACCTGGCAGACCTTGCCTGCGGTCCGGACCCATTCACCGACCGGTGCACGGGTGTGGTTCAACCAGGCGCACCTGTTCCATGTGTCGTCGCTGGGGGCGGCGGTGGAGCGCGATCTGCGCCAATTGTTCGACGAGCAGTCGCTGCCGCGCAACGCCTGTTTCGGCGATGGCAGTCCGATTGCCGCCGACGATCTGGAGGCAATCCGCCGTGCGTATGCGGCAAACGAAGTCGTCTTCGGCTGGCAGCGCAATGACCTGCTCGTACTGGACAATCAGCTGTACAGCCATGGCCGGCGCAGCTACACCGGTGCGCGTCGCGTGCTGGCGGGAATGACCGGGACAGGGCAGGACGCCCCATGA
- a CDS encoding TauD/TfdA family dioxygenase, which translates to MQRHTVIGPLPEPLDAYLVTHRDGLRRQLHVSGALLFRQSGCDSPEAFARLVRCFAPALMRENGEHVALGATEHIYTPVLHAPEQKLVWHNENSFNADWPDIIAFRSVRPADRGGETLLVDSRAVLAAIDPDVVAEFRAKGVCYVRTMGLGVGLDWRQVLQVSTAAQAEQHCRSRGIAFRWLDDDVLQTRSIRPAVESHAVTGEDCWFNQAQHWHPWFLGADVRQELRDAFGDEALPRDCRFGDGSAIDDDVMDHINTVYERLEWSVPLAAGDVLVVDNVLLAHGRNPYAGPRELHVAMGRYVAEGDSV; encoded by the coding sequence ATGCAGCGTCACACTGTCATTGGACCCTTGCCGGAGCCGTTGGATGCCTACCTGGTCACCCATCGCGACGGTCTGCGCCGGCAGCTGCACGTCAGCGGCGCGCTACTGTTTCGCCAGTCCGGCTGCGATTCTCCCGAGGCGTTTGCGCGGCTGGTGCGATGCTTCGCACCCGCGCTGATGCGTGAAAACGGTGAGCACGTCGCGCTGGGTGCGACTGAGCATATCTACACACCGGTACTGCACGCGCCGGAACAGAAGCTGGTCTGGCACAACGAGAACTCCTTCAACGCCGATTGGCCCGACATCATCGCGTTCCGCAGCGTGCGCCCGGCCGACCGGGGTGGCGAGACACTGCTGGTCGACAGCCGCGCGGTACTGGCCGCTATCGATCCTGACGTCGTCGCCGAGTTTCGTGCCAAGGGCGTGTGCTATGTGCGTACGATGGGCCTGGGCGTTGGCCTGGACTGGCGCCAGGTACTGCAGGTGTCGACGGCCGCACAGGCCGAACAGCATTGCCGGTCGCGTGGTATCGCGTTCCGCTGGTTGGACGATGACGTTCTGCAGACGCGCAGCATCCGTCCGGCCGTGGAAAGCCACGCTGTTACGGGCGAGGATTGCTGGTTCAACCAGGCCCAGCACTGGCATCCCTGGTTTCTGGGCGCTGACGTGCGGCAGGAACTGCGTGACGCCTTCGGCGACGAGGCGTTGCCGCGCGATTGCCGGTTTGGCGACGGCAGCGCCATCGACGATGACGTCATGGACCACATCAACACGGTCTATGAGCGACTGGAATGGAGTGTGCCCCTGGCGGCCGGCGATGTGCTGGTCGTCGACAACGTGCTGCTGGCGCATGGTCGCAATCCGTATGCCGGCCCGCGTGAATTGCACGTGGCCATGGGGCGCTATGTCGCCGAAGGAGATTCCGTATGA
- a CDS encoding non-ribosomal peptide synthetase, translating into MDLNALLATLRDRRIRLIADGEKLRYEAPPGAVDAPLLAGLKANKSALLSLMADGSAATASPALVARSDRHAPRPLTWQQEALWFAERREGGCRALHLPMVVRFERAPDAARLEAAMRQVMQRHAELRSVFVESPSGWVRQSLPVESFSLACVPRGGVLSVDDAPLVADLGAFVDAPFDLTRAPPLRARLVLGDTDAVLCLVVHHTAADAVAVGIVLAELSAAYQGTVLPGSDVACDYGDFALWQRQARNAEQAREQAQSYVQRLGAVPPLHTLSTDHPRGAVRGHRSGRVIRFLPESQLAALEHLAGQCGATLFMALQTVYGLLLRRHSEDAAIVIGVPFANRILPGSERIVGTFVNLLPLRLDVTLGDTFLGLLGKVREFNTDIHGFQATPFERLVEHLGAPRDASHHPLFQLTLGLQPGAARLALGGEVGKPWELDRAVSQFDLGLDITRDSGTVRARWEFDAGLFERDTIERWADQFGQLLCEVVAAPTRVLAQLYGDVAVSADAAADAIRETLPLGTQFETVAAAHPVLPALVVGEARLDFAELDRRAALLARWLCGEGVTPGAFVAISTTPVVETYVALLAIVKAGAAYVPLDPASPAERIGSMLDDASPALILADAALRAHLPATPIRVVDAADALFEAEKGTSGGATPVPVTAPCSHPAYAIFTSGSTGQPKGVVVSHAAVARLAGAESWLRLTPGQHCLQSATLAFDAATYELWSTWLQGACVVVAGRDTLLNPVALEALIHNERIDAAFFTTALFNRLAVASPGVFAKLGTVLFGGEAVTNACVATAVQACPQTRFVHVYGPTENTTFSSGHEVSRADAVGVRPIPIGRVLRTDVARILDAQGQPVPVGATGELHVGGPGLALGYLGRGARTAVAFVPDPSGKPGDRLYRTGDLVRRLADGAMEFIGRQDAQVKINGYRIELEEIESVIRTMEGVVQCRVAVRPDMSGSRCICGYVVAAAGSTLDAATVRSRAAAALPGYMRPQHVWVVPELPLNPNGKVDWSQLPDPSAATVPVSVVQTWTTTEREIAAIWRDIAGVHAQTPDTDFFVAGGDSLRAMAVWHAVQARWGAHLALKAFFVEPTVGATARAIRSGVDSPVDVQRQEAVGDGIWPMSPLQQDLFYEALLAPDSSAYAISLIADVEGPLRRDALHRAGQRLAERHLALRCTYAEEDGEFIQRLCNADVPVRFDAVGGDLSREAWERQGTAQSFDLETETPLRIRVLQDGDGHAIQLIIHHIACDALSLPTLMADLRSDYVALCAGNALPPVIPDTGYFAHARRQGAFVGSTAFEAALSAWREELASYATPPHLGAPDDPAAGTTLCAVPVVFTAGECAQLDRVSAAAGCSRFEWLLASWFRACSEVFECDDLVITTTCSGRTRPEDATTIGYFVNLLPIRNNACRAAPAIATLALTRERLRAALSRQDVPYSYVRRLLPRTGSGAAVPINFTYVGQAMSAGDWGDLVVTRVRGQAVEAKCAINLQLAASGDALAGTVQFMPSHTGRARMQELAARWRSICLAGLDAVAVRRPEEVVG; encoded by the coding sequence ATGGATCTGAACGCACTGCTGGCGACGCTCAGGGATCGCCGGATCCGGCTGATTGCCGATGGCGAGAAACTCCGCTACGAGGCGCCGCCGGGCGCCGTGGACGCCCCGTTGCTGGCGGGACTCAAGGCGAACAAGTCCGCCTTGCTGTCGCTGATGGCCGACGGTTCCGCGGCGACCGCGTCGCCAGCGCTGGTCGCGCGAAGCGACCGTCATGCGCCGCGTCCATTGACCTGGCAGCAGGAGGCGCTCTGGTTCGCGGAGCGCCGCGAAGGCGGCTGTCGCGCCCTGCACCTGCCCATGGTCGTTCGCTTTGAGCGGGCGCCGGATGCGGCGCGGCTGGAAGCGGCGATGCGCCAGGTGATGCAGCGTCACGCCGAGTTGCGTTCCGTGTTCGTCGAATCGCCGTCCGGCTGGGTGCGGCAATCGCTGCCAGTGGAGTCCTTTTCGCTCGCGTGCGTGCCGCGCGGCGGCGTGCTGTCCGTTGACGATGCGCCGCTGGTGGCGGATCTGGGCGCATTCGTCGATGCTCCGTTCGACCTGACGCGTGCACCGCCGCTGCGTGCGCGCCTGGTACTGGGAGACACCGACGCCGTGCTGTGCCTGGTGGTGCATCACACCGCCGCGGATGCGGTAGCTGTCGGCATCGTCCTGGCTGAATTGTCCGCGGCCTATCAGGGCACTGTGCTCCCCGGCAGTGATGTCGCCTGTGACTACGGCGATTTCGCGCTCTGGCAGCGCCAGGCGCGCAATGCCGAGCAGGCGCGCGAGCAGGCCCAGTCCTATGTGCAGCGCCTGGGTGCCGTTCCGCCACTGCATACACTTTCGACGGACCATCCGCGCGGTGCGGTACGTGGGCACCGGTCAGGCAGGGTCATCCGGTTCTTGCCGGAATCACAGCTGGCGGCGTTGGAGCACCTGGCCGGGCAGTGTGGTGCCACGTTGTTCATGGCGTTGCAGACCGTGTACGGCCTGTTGCTGCGGCGCCACTCCGAGGACGCGGCGATCGTGATCGGCGTGCCGTTTGCCAATCGCATCCTGCCCGGCAGCGAACGCATCGTCGGTACCTTCGTCAATCTGTTGCCACTGCGCCTGGATGTCACGCTGGGTGACACCTTCCTGGGGCTGCTGGGCAAGGTGCGCGAATTCAACACGGACATCCACGGTTTCCAGGCCACGCCGTTCGAGCGGCTTGTCGAACACCTGGGAGCGCCACGCGACGCCAGCCACCATCCGCTGTTCCAGCTGACCCTAGGACTGCAACCCGGTGCCGCCCGGTTGGCACTCGGCGGCGAGGTCGGCAAGCCCTGGGAGCTGGACCGCGCGGTGTCCCAGTTCGACCTGGGGCTGGATATCACGCGTGATTCCGGTACGGTGCGCGCCCGTTGGGAATTCGACGCGGGATTGTTCGAGCGCGACACCATTGAACGTTGGGCCGATCAATTTGGTCAGCTGCTTTGCGAGGTGGTGGCCGCGCCGACGCGCGTACTGGCGCAGCTCTACGGTGACGTCGCCGTCAGTGCGGACGCCGCTGCGGACGCGATCCGCGAAACCCTGCCGCTGGGTACGCAATTCGAGACTGTCGCTGCCGCGCACCCGGTGCTCCCCGCGCTCGTCGTCGGAGAAGCACGCCTGGATTTCGCGGAACTGGATCGCCGTGCCGCGCTGCTGGCGCGATGGCTGTGCGGGGAGGGCGTGACGCCGGGTGCGTTTGTCGCTATTTCTACAACGCCTGTAGTGGAAACGTATGTGGCCCTCCTTGCGATCGTGAAAGCGGGCGCAGCCTACGTGCCGCTGGATCCGGCGAGCCCGGCCGAGCGTATCGGTTCCATGCTGGACGATGCCTCGCCGGCGCTGATCCTGGCCGATGCGGCCCTGCGTGCCCACCTTCCGGCCACGCCGATACGCGTGGTGGATGCGGCCGACGCATTGTTCGAGGCGGAAAAGGGAACATCCGGCGGCGCAACGCCTGTGCCGGTGACCGCGCCCTGCTCCCATCCGGCGTACGCTATTTTTACCTCGGGATCGACGGGGCAGCCCAAGGGCGTCGTCGTCAGCCACGCCGCCGTCGCCCGGCTGGCCGGCGCGGAATCGTGGCTGCGGCTGACACCCGGCCAGCATTGCCTGCAGTCGGCCACGCTGGCGTTTGATGCCGCGACCTACGAACTGTGGAGCACCTGGTTGCAGGGCGCCTGTGTCGTCGTCGCCGGCCGCGACACCCTGCTCAACCCGGTAGCGTTGGAGGCATTGATCCACAACGAACGCATCGATGCGGCATTCTTCACGACTGCGTTGTTCAATCGGCTGGCTGTTGCGTCGCCTGGTGTGTTTGCGAAACTCGGAACAGTACTGTTTGGCGGCGAGGCCGTCACGAATGCCTGTGTGGCCACGGCTGTCCAGGCGTGTCCACAGACGCGGTTCGTGCATGTGTACGGGCCGACGGAAAACACCACCTTCAGCAGTGGCCATGAAGTCAGCCGCGCTGACGCCGTTGGCGTACGCCCGATTCCCATCGGTCGCGTGCTGCGGACCGATGTGGCACGCATCCTGGATGCACAGGGCCAGCCCGTGCCGGTAGGGGCTACCGGCGAGCTCCATGTGGGCGGGCCTGGCCTTGCCCTGGGCTACCTGGGCCGCGGTGCGCGTACGGCTGTGGCCTTCGTGCCGGATCCCTCCGGCAAGCCCGGCGATCGCCTGTATCGCACCGGCGACCTCGTGCGGCGTCTCGCAGATGGCGCGATGGAGTTCATCGGTCGGCAGGATGCCCAGGTAAAGATCAACGGCTACCGCATCGAATTGGAGGAGATCGAATCGGTCATCCGGACGATGGAAGGTGTCGTCCAGTGCCGTGTAGCGGTACGTCCGGATATGTCGGGCAGCCGCTGCATCTGCGGATACGTGGTGGCCGCGGCGGGTAGCACACTCGATGCGGCGACGGTGCGTTCCCGTGCGGCTGCGGCGCTACCCGGATACATGCGTCCGCAGCACGTATGGGTGGTGCCGGAATTGCCGCTCAATCCGAATGGCAAGGTTGACTGGAGCCAGCTGCCGGATCCGTCGGCAGCGACGGTGCCGGTGAGTGTCGTCCAGACGTGGACGACGACCGAGCGCGAGATCGCCGCGATCTGGCGCGATATCGCTGGCGTGCACGCGCAAACACCCGACACGGACTTCTTCGTTGCCGGCGGTGATTCGTTGCGCGCGATGGCTGTCTGGCATGCGGTGCAGGCGCGATGGGGCGCGCATCTGGCGCTCAAAGCATTCTTTGTCGAGCCCACCGTGGGTGCGACAGCCCGCGCCATCCGGTCCGGCGTTGATTCACCGGTGGACGTGCAGCGCCAGGAGGCCGTGGGCGACGGAATCTGGCCGATGTCACCGCTGCAGCAGGATCTGTTCTACGAGGCGCTGCTTGCCCCCGATAGCAGCGCCTACGCGATCAGCCTGATCGCCGATGTCGAAGGTCCGCTGCGACGTGATGCGTTACACCGGGCCGGACAGCGTCTGGCGGAGCGGCACCTGGCCTTGCGCTGCACCTATGCCGAAGAAGATGGCGAATTCATCCAGCGCCTGTGCAACGCGGATGTGCCGGTACGTTTTGATGCCGTCGGCGGCGATCTCTCGCGCGAGGCGTGGGAGCGACAGGGCACGGCGCAGTCGTTCGACCTGGAGACCGAAACCCCATTGCGGATCCGCGTCCTGCAGGACGGCGACGGACACGCCATCCAGCTCATCATTCACCATATTGCCTGCGATGCCTTGTCACTGCCGACGCTGATGGCTGATCTGCGCAGCGACTATGTCGCCCTTTGCGCCGGAAATGCGCTGCCGCCAGTGATCCCGGACACCGGCTATTTCGCACATGCGCGCCGGCAGGGCGCCTTCGTCGGCAGTACGGCCTTTGAGGCGGCGCTGTCTGCCTGGCGTGAGGAGCTGGCCTCCTACGCCACACCGCCGCACCTGGGCGCACCGGACGACCCGGCAGCAGGTACCACGCTTTGCGCCGTGCCCGTCGTATTCACGGCGGGTGAATGTGCGCAGCTGGATCGGGTCAGCGCGGCTGCCGGCTGCAGTCGCTTCGAATGGTTGCTGGCGAGCTGGTTCCGCGCCTGCAGTGAAGTGTTCGAATGTGACGACCTGGTCATCACCACGACGTGCAGCGGTCGTACGCGTCCGGAAGACGCGACGACGATCGGATATTTCGTGAATCTGCTGCCCATTCGCAACAACGCCTGCCGTGCTGCGCCGGCGATAGCAACGCTGGCCCTGACCCGCGAGCGCCTGCGCGCCGCACTCTCCCGGCAGGACGTTCCCTACAGCTACGTCCGGCGTCTCCTGCCGCGCACTGGAAGCGGTGCTGCGGTACCGATCAACTTCACCTACGTCGGCCAGGCTATGAGCGCCGGCGACTGGGGTGACCTGGTGGTCACTCGCGTACGCGGCCAGGCGGTCGAAGCCAAGTGCGCGATCAATCTCCAGCTTGCCGCGAGCGGCGACGCGCTTGCCGGAACGGTGCAGTTCATGCCGTCGCATACCGGCCGCGCCCGGATGCAGGAATTGGCGGCACGCTGGCGGAGCATCTGCCTGGCGGGTCTGGATGCCGTCGCGGTTCGCCGCCCGGAAGAGGTGGTCGGCTGA